One stretch of Armigeres subalbatus isolate Guangzhou_Male chromosome 2, GZ_Asu_2, whole genome shotgun sequence DNA includes these proteins:
- the LOC134214211 gene encoding uncharacterized protein LOC134214211, translated as MGSIHIELFAISSFELKSARMKTNLFRILTQFLLIALVGCSLVNAAPLEDESETKLSRVVRQTTYKYQEAVAAYTFSPFAPKTSPTTTTTTTTPIPVTTKRPWYKLWR; from the exons ATGGGAAGCATCCATATAGAATTGTTCGCAATTTCTTCGTTCGAACTGAAATCCGCTAGAATGAAAACCAATTTGTTTCGAATTCTCACGCAGTTCCTGCTTATTGCACTGGTCGGTTGTTCCCTGGTAAATGCTGCACCATTAGAAGATGAAAGCGAGACGAAGTTATCGCGAGTTG TGCGTCAGACGACCTACAAGTACCAAGAAGCAGTAGCTGCTTACACATTTTCGCCATTTGCTCCGAAGACTAGCCCCACAACTACGACTACTACCACG ACTCCAATACCCGTTACAACGAAAAGGCCGTGGTACAAATTGTGGAGATAA